A genomic window from Sphingobacterium sp. BN32 includes:
- a CDS encoding FG-GAP-like repeat-containing protein, with protein sequence MKNKFSISLIIACALSTFSLTQAQQKQPKKFSIAVLPDTQYYTAESQGADISLFESQIKWIRENAKAENIAYTIHLGDITDHGDHKPREWELAAKAMYALEAPLPGLADGMPYGLAIGNHDQVASQFAKSGRTDGYNKYFGVDHFKNKSYYAGHFGSDNDSHYDLFKAHGQAFIVIYIEYDAFDEQQDQMNDWAADLLEKYADHKAIVVCHYTLFLNKTAGTNQGEMAPFGKQASRIYNRLKVYPNLVAMLGGHVGDNGEGYRQDTYAGNTVRSYLSDYQSRAMGGNGMMRLMTFDLDQDKISIKTFSPYHDYEETDDDSRFEVPLFRNPSGSRIFDFDGDGKSDLFSYENGNWMNLDNKLKFSNWNAKGVAVATYRNRNGRTEPLVYQLDKGNFIAKDGVTLAFGKAGEVPVPADYDGDGIADLAVWDTKTAQWNIAGKELLTHGWEQSLPVPADYDGDGAAEIAVWRFQNNTWYIQEVGNVPFGEKGDVPVPADYNGDGRAEIAVWRPSTGEWLILGGEQSVRLGKKGDLPIPGDYFAEGKVQPAVFDPEAKLIRFHNGQTKAWDVKMQDIVNLPYVIKEYYLDLLANAK encoded by the coding sequence ATGAAAAATAAGTTTTCCATATCATTAATAATTGCTTGTGCGCTGTCAACCTTCAGCTTGACTCAAGCACAACAAAAACAGCCTAAAAAGTTTTCTATTGCTGTCTTGCCAGACACACAATATTATACGGCCGAGAGTCAAGGCGCCGATATTAGCCTGTTCGAATCGCAAATCAAGTGGATTCGTGAAAACGCTAAAGCGGAGAATATTGCTTACACGATTCATTTAGGAGATATTACGGATCACGGCGATCATAAGCCCAGAGAGTGGGAATTAGCCGCAAAAGCAATGTATGCACTAGAGGCTCCGTTGCCTGGACTAGCCGATGGGATGCCCTATGGACTAGCGATCGGTAATCATGATCAAGTGGCTAGCCAGTTTGCCAAATCCGGACGTACAGACGGATACAACAAATATTTTGGGGTTGATCATTTCAAGAACAAATCCTACTACGCCGGACATTTCGGTTCGGATAATGATAGCCATTACGACTTGTTTAAGGCGCATGGACAAGCGTTCATCGTGATTTATATAGAATATGATGCATTTGATGAGCAGCAAGACCAAATGAACGATTGGGCGGCTGATCTTTTGGAAAAATACGCCGATCATAAAGCGATTGTAGTTTGTCATTATACGCTGTTTTTGAACAAGACGGCAGGAACCAACCAAGGGGAAATGGCGCCGTTTGGTAAACAGGCCAGCCGCATCTATAACCGACTGAAAGTGTATCCGAATCTTGTGGCTATGCTTGGAGGCCATGTTGGTGATAATGGAGAGGGATATAGGCAGGATACCTATGCTGGAAATACCGTGCGTAGTTACTTGTCGGACTATCAAAGTCGTGCAATGGGTGGTAATGGGATGATGCGGTTAATGACGTTTGATCTGGATCAGGATAAAATTTCGATAAAGACTTTTTCGCCATATCATGACTATGAAGAAACCGACGATGATTCACGATTTGAAGTGCCACTCTTTAGGAATCCCTCGGGTAGTCGCATTTTCGATTTTGATGGCGACGGAAAATCGGATTTATTCAGCTATGAAAATGGGAATTGGATGAATTTGGACAACAAATTGAAATTCTCGAATTGGAATGCGAAGGGGGTAGCTGTTGCGACTTATAGAAATAGGAATGGCAGAACAGAGCCTTTGGTTTATCAATTGGATAAAGGAAACTTTATAGCGAAGGATGGTGTTACATTAGCGTTTGGGAAAGCTGGAGAGGTTCCGGTTCCGGCAGATTATGACGGGGATGGGATCGCGGACTTGGCGGTTTGGGACACAAAGACGGCGCAATGGAACATCGCGGGAAAAGAGTTGCTGACGCATGGTTGGGAACAGTCTTTGCCTGTTCCGGCGGATTACGATGGTGACGGGGCTGCTGAAATTGCCGTATGGCGTTTTCAAAACAATACCTGGTATATACAGGAGGTAGGCAATGTGCCGTTTGGAGAGAAAGGAGACGTGCCTGTACCTGCTGATTATAACGGAGATGGACGTGCAGAGATAGCCGTTTGGCGACCTTCTACAGGCGAATGGCTAATTCTTGGTGGGGAGCAAAGTGTAAGATTGGGTAAAAAAGGAGATCTGCCAATTCCTGGAGACTACTTTGCCGAAGGAAAAGTACAGCCTGCTGTTTTTGATCCCGAGGCTAAGCTTATTCGATTCCATAACGGACAGACCAAAGCATGGGACGTCAAGATGCAGGATATTGTTAATTTACCCTACGTCATTAAGGAATACTATTTAGACTTGCTAGCTAATGCAAAATAA
- a CDS encoding RagB/SusD family nutrient uptake outer membrane protein, whose amino-acid sequence MKLLISTKSIIRLAICTSTIFITSCNQFLELSPSDQMSGKTFFKTENDFRQALYAAYNPLRVVGPDFYTSEMRSDNTHYEYNPGNQGTAIYMRQDIADFTYNSSNDYSASIYTKSYQGISRANIVIGRMEGADIAAEAKRSIEGQARFLRAFYYFKLVQYFGRVPLYLTEVVNEPDAFKEQSSVDDVYAQIIVDAEKAIELLDAPKKFPQTGEATKGAASMLLAKVYATRKEYAKAISLLKSIETMGYELLPKYEDVFKTSNKNSKESLFEVQFKEGLTDGMQSDFIYTFLPRCYNTAPITFGVASNNTSNTGGGWNTPTKEMIAAYEAGDSRLEASIGIAEGTYDASNYFKLEANKAVTGYKAPAGKVGVPYIKKYLNPHVNPNNTNDNWPVFRYADALLLMAEVYNEMGNSQAALPYLNKVRLRAMPSAPAIAVTDQAQLKDIILHERRVELAFENHRWFDLLRSGKAVEIMKANAVWMKANYPYLSSTSYDINANKLLLPIPFSEIGVNPKLEQNPGY is encoded by the coding sequence ATGAAACTGTTGATATCAACAAAATCCATCATACGCCTTGCAATATGCACAAGTACGATCTTTATTACTTCTTGTAATCAGTTTTTAGAGTTATCTCCCTCGGATCAGATGTCGGGGAAAACATTTTTCAAAACAGAGAATGACTTCCGTCAAGCTTTATATGCAGCATATAATCCCTTGCGCGTAGTGGGGCCTGATTTTTACACTTCAGAGATGCGGTCCGACAATACGCATTATGAATATAATCCAGGAAATCAAGGTACAGCCATCTATATGCGGCAGGATATTGCAGATTTTACTTACAATTCGAGCAACGATTATAGTGCTTCGATTTACACGAAAAGTTATCAGGGGATCTCTCGCGCCAATATTGTTATTGGGAGAATGGAAGGTGCTGATATTGCCGCGGAGGCTAAGCGATCGATTGAAGGACAAGCTCGATTTTTGAGAGCGTTCTATTATTTCAAATTGGTCCAATACTTTGGTCGAGTTCCGCTTTACTTGACTGAGGTTGTCAATGAACCGGATGCATTCAAGGAGCAGAGTTCGGTAGATGATGTCTATGCGCAAATTATTGTTGATGCCGAAAAAGCAATCGAACTATTAGATGCGCCGAAGAAATTTCCACAAACGGGCGAGGCGACTAAAGGAGCTGCCAGTATGTTGCTTGCGAAAGTATACGCGACACGTAAGGAATATGCAAAAGCAATTTCCCTATTGAAATCAATAGAAACGATGGGCTATGAACTTCTTCCGAAGTATGAGGATGTTTTCAAAACCAGCAATAAAAATAGCAAAGAGTCCTTGTTCGAAGTTCAGTTTAAGGAAGGTTTAACAGATGGTATGCAGAGTGATTTTATCTATACCTTTCTCCCACGATGTTACAATACGGCTCCGATTACGTTTGGGGTAGCATCCAATAACACCTCGAACACCGGAGGAGGATGGAATACGCCGACCAAAGAGATGATTGCCGCATATGAGGCGGGCGATTCAAGACTGGAGGCCTCTATCGGTATCGCCGAAGGAACTTACGACGCCAGCAACTATTTTAAGTTGGAAGCTAATAAAGCGGTGACCGGCTACAAGGCGCCAGCAGGTAAGGTGGGTGTACCTTATATTAAAAAATATCTTAATCCACATGTCAATCCTAACAACACAAATGACAACTGGCCAGTATTTCGATATGCGGATGCGCTATTGTTGATGGCAGAAGTTTACAATGAAATGGGAAATTCACAAGCCGCTTTACCCTATTTAAATAAGGTTAGATTGCGTGCTATGCCTTCGGCTCCTGCGATTGCGGTTACTGATCAAGCGCAGTTGAAAGATATTATCCTTCATGAACGTCGTGTGGAATTAGCCTTCGAAAATCATCGTTGGTTTGATCTGCTCCGCAGTGGCAAGGCCGTGGAAATCATGAAGGCCAATGCGGTTTGGATGAAGGCAAATTATCCGTATCTATCTAGCACTTCTTATGATATCAATGCGAACAAATTGCTCTTGCCTATTCCTTTTTCTGAAATAGGCGTAAACCCTAAATTAGAACAGAATCCAGGATATTAA
- a CDS encoding SusC/RagA family TonB-linked outer membrane protein: MTKHFLACVICYAMLQYSHASHIKAQVIANTSLSIPAANSTLENFLEQVQSQSSYNFMFNPKEISSKRTIRTTTFNSLQQVLSYLKDDLGLVYQIEGKNIYLKPQPAPVKFQGTVVDEKGNPIDGASIRVLGTPIQTQTDEGGHFSFSVSSTKNVELKVSYLGFNSYQTSLKMSGDKVRNLSIELQATGNLLDEINVSYGKQKRNEVTGSIQQIQTEELQDMPVSQFAQQLQGRTPGVQIFQTSGQPGRGMSWRIRGAASLNSGSDPLFVVDGMPITGSINNINPAEIQAISILKDASATALYGSRASNGVILITTKKAKAGEGTKIDFSGNYAIQKIPKRGIPVMMNAHQYATFMKERFEDMIKYEKFTGKIPDEYQNPDQYGVGTDWFSVLTRTAPQQNYDISLSTANEKSSTTVIAGYQDQQGVVVNSGTKLFSLRLNQTYNMVDNKLKLGVNLAPSYRKDHNNRLDDGIQGIVQKASEASPLFSPYQEDGSYTRFVSSPGMVSYINPLARYELTVDDYNTTRILGNAFAEYEIISGLSIKGLAGVDMGKEMRQFFAPSILNTNTIATGISSAVENYSYTAELNASYNKSFGLHNLELLAGYSAQSFQQMSNRVNGQNYTSDDVPYLNAATNITGGTSNSASYALLSTIGRLNYNYDSKYLLGLSIRRDGSSRFGANERYGTFPAISAGWVASKEDFMSPIRSINLLKIRGSYGVTGNNNIGNYTHIQQIGASNYIINGSLVPGSTVVSLGNDFLAWEKTKQLDIGLDLELFDNKLTFTYDYYNKLSDGLIQSRPIDQASGFTSIMSNVGSVKFWGHEFSLGANFQFGEVQWNSNFNMTFDRNRIEKLVSPGYFRRFNNISADYYRNQEGYPLGMFFGFINEGLIKDEADLQAAGKYDKINIGTIKIKDLNGDGVINENDRTFIGNPNPKFLYGFINNFKYKEVDLSFTFAGSYGGKLILPAKWAYLTNMDGARNVLAEAADRWRSVENPGSGKFPRTLSGSTSWGRNVNDQWIEDGSYLAIKNITLGYTIPLKSKALQHLRAYTSVQNIFYLMNYSGMNPEISLNGLEGMGIGIDENAYPVPRIYSFGFNLTIK, from the coding sequence ATGACAAAGCACTTTCTAGCCTGTGTTATTTGCTACGCTATGTTGCAATATTCTCATGCTTCTCATATAAAAGCCCAAGTGATTGCTAATACGAGTCTAAGTATTCCCGCGGCAAATAGTACGTTGGAGAATTTTTTAGAACAAGTTCAATCGCAATCCAGCTATAACTTTATGTTCAATCCGAAAGAAATTTCGAGTAAAAGAACGATAAGAACAACAACATTTAATTCCCTTCAACAAGTTCTGAGCTATCTAAAAGATGATTTAGGTCTAGTTTATCAAATTGAAGGTAAAAATATTTATCTCAAACCTCAACCTGCGCCCGTTAAATTTCAGGGCACCGTAGTGGATGAAAAAGGAAATCCTATTGATGGCGCATCCATTCGAGTTTTAGGTACGCCAATTCAGACACAAACTGATGAAGGAGGACATTTTTCATTTTCAGTTTCTTCGACCAAAAATGTGGAACTTAAAGTCTCCTATCTGGGCTTCAATAGTTATCAAACTTCCCTTAAAATGAGCGGTGATAAAGTTCGAAACTTATCGATTGAACTACAGGCTACAGGGAATTTGCTCGATGAAATCAACGTTTCTTATGGAAAACAAAAGCGAAACGAAGTTACAGGTTCCATTCAACAGATACAGACCGAGGAGCTTCAAGATATGCCGGTCAGTCAATTTGCCCAGCAATTGCAAGGAAGAACCCCAGGCGTTCAGATTTTTCAGACATCGGGACAGCCGGGTAGAGGGATGTCCTGGCGTATTCGCGGTGCGGCATCTTTAAATTCGGGCTCGGATCCCTTATTCGTGGTCGATGGGATGCCCATAACAGGAAGTATCAATAACATTAATCCAGCTGAAATTCAGGCAATCAGTATTCTGAAAGACGCTTCTGCGACCGCACTGTATGGGTCGCGAGCTTCAAACGGCGTTATTTTGATCACAACGAAAAAGGCAAAGGCGGGGGAAGGGACGAAGATTGATTTTTCAGGCAACTATGCCATTCAAAAAATCCCTAAACGTGGCATACCGGTTATGATGAATGCGCATCAGTATGCTACGTTTATGAAGGAGCGCTTTGAGGACATGATTAAGTATGAGAAATTTACCGGTAAGATTCCTGATGAATATCAAAATCCAGATCAGTATGGGGTGGGAACTGATTGGTTCAGCGTGCTTACCCGCACCGCTCCACAGCAGAATTATGATATCAGTTTAAGCACGGCAAACGAAAAATCATCCACGACAGTTATTGCAGGATACCAGGATCAGCAGGGGGTTGTTGTGAATAGCGGGACAAAGCTATTTTCATTACGATTAAATCAAACCTACAATATGGTCGATAACAAATTGAAACTCGGGGTAAACTTGGCGCCAAGCTACCGTAAAGATCATAATAATCGATTAGACGATGGTATTCAAGGTATTGTTCAGAAGGCTTCGGAAGCCAGTCCCTTGTTTAGCCCTTATCAAGAAGATGGTTCCTATACGCGTTTTGTGAGCTCTCCGGGAATGGTGAGTTATATAAACCCTTTGGCACGGTATGAATTGACGGTTGACGACTATAACACCACTCGCATTTTAGGGAATGCCTTTGCGGAATATGAAATCATCTCAGGCTTAAGTATCAAGGGTTTAGCCGGCGTTGATATGGGGAAAGAAATGCGGCAGTTTTTTGCACCATCAATATTAAATACGAATACAATCGCTACAGGTATCAGCAGTGCGGTAGAGAATTACAGCTATACGGCAGAATTAAATGCGAGCTATAATAAATCGTTTGGTTTGCACAATCTCGAGCTGTTAGCGGGCTACTCCGCACAATCCTTTCAACAGATGTCGAATCGCGTTAATGGTCAAAACTATACTTCTGATGACGTTCCGTACTTAAATGCTGCAACGAACATAACTGGCGGAACAAGCAACTCAGCAAGCTATGCTTTGCTATCCACGATTGGCAGGTTGAACTATAATTACGATAGTAAATATTTATTGGGTCTTTCTATCCGCCGTGATGGATCGTCCAGATTTGGTGCCAATGAGCGCTACGGAACTTTCCCGGCAATATCGGCCGGATGGGTAGCAAGTAAGGAAGATTTTATGTCGCCAATCAGGTCAATTAACCTGCTTAAAATTAGGGGTAGCTACGGGGTAACCGGAAATAACAACATTGGTAATTACACGCATATTCAACAAATAGGTGCGTCGAATTATATCATTAATGGATCGTTGGTACCAGGAAGCACGGTTGTGTCGCTAGGTAACGACTTTTTGGCTTGGGAAAAGACCAAACAGCTAGATATTGGTTTGGACTTGGAGCTTTTTGATAATAAGCTAACGTTTACCTATGACTATTACAATAAATTGTCGGACGGTCTAATCCAATCCCGTCCCATCGACCAAGCATCTGGTTTTACGAGCATAATGTCTAATGTCGGCTCGGTTAAGTTTTGGGGCCATGAGTTTAGTCTTGGTGCTAATTTTCAATTTGGCGAAGTACAATGGAATAGTAATTTCAACATGACGTTCGATCGAAATAGAATCGAAAAATTGGTGAGCCCCGGCTATTTCCGCCGCTTTAACAATATTTCTGCTGACTATTATCGGAATCAGGAGGGTTATCCTTTAGGGATGTTCTTTGGTTTTATCAATGAAGGACTGATCAAGGATGAAGCAGACTTGCAGGCTGCGGGCAAATATGATAAGATTAATATTGGCACCATAAAAATTAAAGATCTTAATGGAGATGGCGTTATTAACGAGAACGATCGTACGTTTATCGGGAATCCTAATCCAAAATTCTTGTATGGATTTATCAATAATTTCAAGTATAAGGAAGTTGATTTGAGCTTCACCTTTGCTGGCTCTTATGGAGGTAAACTAATCCTTCCTGCGAAATGGGCATACTTAACCAATATGGACGGCGCGCGAAATGTGTTGGCAGAAGCAGCAGACCGTTGGCGGTCGGTGGAAAATCCAGGCTCAGGGAAATTTCCGCGTACATTGTCGGGAAGTACTTCTTGGGGGCGTAATGTCAACGATCAATGGATAGAGGATGGTTCATATTTGGCAATCAAGAATATTACCTTAGGGTATACCATTCCGCTAAAGAGTAAGGCTTTGCAGCATCTGCGCGCCTATACTTCTGTTCAAAATATTTTTTACCTCATGAATTACTCGGGCATGAATCCGGAGATCAGTCTTAATGGACTGGAAGGGATGGGAATCGGTATTGATGAAAATGCTTACCCTGTTCCGCGAATCTATTCTTTTGGCTTTAATCTAACAATCAAATAA
- a CDS encoding FecR family protein has translation MSEKRKYSESELAKLLQHYEDDKLSTAEKERLQKWLDRVDPQAETYSELQKKRIQQTIYSKIEQALSAHQPIIRTKRAGGKQYLYRWISAAAIILIVASWVLFQQFSSPSHQNTQASLNETFQWKEVSSKAGQRLKVGFPDGTIVWLNSNSTLRYKDSFSTGPSRDVYLERGEAFFNVTKDTSRAFIVHTEFAENKVVGTAFNIQLKDADGNYALSMLSGVVELTTNNGIGSQKMLVSKGERAVYSLKDKKVSMISLKDNDWNLWTSNILSFKAANWPVLIQKLEDWYGVKVNMDTPRFPDQLFTAQFKDESLENVLKSLQQINSFRFRIKGKEVYIE, from the coding sequence ATGAGTGAAAAAAGAAAATATTCAGAATCCGAACTTGCCAAACTTCTGCAGCATTATGAGGACGACAAATTGTCGACAGCTGAGAAAGAGAGGCTTCAAAAATGGCTGGATCGCGTCGATCCGCAAGCTGAGACCTACTCGGAGCTTCAGAAAAAAAGAATTCAACAGACGATTTACAGCAAAATTGAGCAAGCCTTGTCTGCCCATCAGCCTATCATTAGGACAAAAAGAGCGGGTGGAAAGCAATATTTGTATAGGTGGATTTCAGCCGCCGCTATCATCTTGATTGTTGCTTCTTGGGTGCTGTTTCAACAGTTTTCTTCGCCTTCCCATCAAAACACACAGGCTAGCCTCAACGAGACTTTTCAGTGGAAGGAAGTGAGCAGCAAAGCGGGCCAACGTTTAAAGGTTGGTTTTCCGGATGGAACGATCGTTTGGCTCAACTCCAATTCCACGCTACGTTATAAGGATTCCTTTTCTACCGGACCATCTCGCGATGTGTATCTGGAGCGAGGGGAAGCATTCTTTAATGTGACTAAAGATACGTCCCGCGCCTTCATCGTGCACACCGAATTTGCTGAAAATAAAGTCGTAGGGACCGCTTTCAATATCCAATTGAAAGACGCCGATGGAAACTACGCCTTGTCGATGTTATCGGGAGTTGTTGAGTTAACAACTAATAACGGCATAGGATCTCAGAAAATGCTTGTCAGTAAGGGCGAGCGCGCTGTCTATTCGTTGAAAGACAAAAAAGTTTCCATGATCAGCTTAAAAGATAACGACTGGAACCTTTGGACTTCCAATATACTTAGCTTCAAAGCAGCAAATTGGCCGGTACTAATCCAAAAATTAGAAGATTGGTATGGGGTGAAAGTGAATATGGATACTCCTCGTTTTCCAGATCAACTCTTCACGGCACAGTTTAAAGACGAGTCTTTAGAAAATGTGCTGAAGTCATTACAACAAATTAATAGCTTCCGATTTAGGATTAAGGGGAAGGAGGTTTATATCGAATAA
- a CDS encoding RNA polymerase sigma factor, translated as MRDQYILELFEAIRYGDKDAFEKFYNETWFPLFQTALSKTRDEAEAQDIVQDLYIRLWERREAIVIASNPSAYLRVMLRNEVVRRLRNALELQQKKERYAFSLQDLAENMEDIVLTKELEGQLDKEINKLSPKQKEIFLMYYVEGQSSAEIASQLAIAEQTVKNQLVLSKRRLKVLIEGLAYAQIIAYLFR; from the coding sequence ATGCGCGATCAATATATTTTGGAACTATTTGAAGCGATCAGGTACGGAGATAAAGATGCCTTTGAAAAATTTTACAATGAGACCTGGTTCCCACTTTTTCAGACAGCTCTATCAAAGACCCGTGATGAAGCTGAAGCACAAGATATTGTCCAAGACCTCTATATTCGGCTGTGGGAGCGACGTGAAGCTATTGTGATTGCGTCCAATCCTAGTGCTTATTTACGTGTCATGCTACGCAACGAAGTTGTTCGAAGGCTGCGGAACGCACTTGAATTGCAACAAAAGAAAGAGCGCTATGCCTTTAGTCTTCAAGATCTTGCTGAAAACATGGAAGATATCGTTTTGACGAAAGAACTGGAAGGCCAATTGGACAAAGAAATCAACAAGCTTTCTCCCAAGCAAAAAGAAATATTCTTGATGTATTATGTTGAAGGTCAGTCCTCCGCGGAAATCGCTTCCCAACTTGCTATTGCTGAGCAAACCGTTAAAAATCAATTGGTATTGTCAAAGCGAAGATTGAAAGTTCTGATCGAAGGACTTGCCTATGCGCAAATAATAGCCTATCTCTTTCGTTAA
- a CDS encoding ribose-phosphate pyrophosphokinase yields the protein MPLQFNTVKLFAGSGTLELAEKISKAYGKPLGDKTLSKFSDGEIQPFYNESVRGSDVFLIQSTNQPTDNLLELLLMIDAAKRASAHYITAVVPYFGFARQDRKDKPRVAIGAKMIANLITAAGASRIMTMDLHAAQIQGFFDIPVDHLDGAIIFVPYIKSLNLENLMIASPDMGGSYRARTFAKFFNAEVVICDKRRKRANEIESMSIIGDVTGQDVVLIDDICDTAGTLSKAAALIMENGARSVRAVCTHAVLSGKAYETIENSVLSEMIVTDTIQLNPEKAATCSKIRVLSTDKLFANAIKNVNEHGSISDLFNVD from the coding sequence ATGCCTTTGCAATTCAACACGGTAAAACTATTTGCTGGTTCTGGCACCCTAGAATTAGCAGAAAAAATTTCGAAAGCATACGGAAAACCCCTTGGCGACAAGACTCTTTCTAAATTTTCAGACGGAGAAATCCAACCTTTCTACAACGAATCTGTTCGTGGTAGCGACGTTTTCCTTATTCAGTCTACCAATCAACCTACAGACAATCTGCTAGAGTTGTTATTGATGATTGATGCTGCAAAGCGTGCTTCTGCCCACTACATCACTGCTGTAGTTCCTTATTTTGGTTTCGCACGTCAAGACCGTAAGGATAAGCCACGTGTGGCAATCGGCGCTAAGATGATCGCTAATCTGATCACCGCAGCTGGTGCTAGCCGCATCATGACGATGGACTTACACGCTGCCCAAATCCAAGGATTCTTCGATATCCCTGTTGACCACTTAGATGGTGCGATTATTTTCGTTCCTTACATCAAATCATTGAACTTAGAAAACTTGATGATTGCTTCGCCAGATATGGGCGGTTCATACCGTGCCCGTACGTTCGCAAAATTCTTCAATGCAGAGGTTGTCATCTGTGATAAACGCCGTAAACGTGCTAACGAAATCGAATCGATGTCGATTATTGGTGATGTAACAGGTCAGGATGTGGTATTGATCGATGATATCTGCGATACAGCAGGTACCTTATCAAAAGCAGCAGCCTTGATTATGGAGAACGGTGCTAGATCCGTTCGTGCGGTTTGTACACATGCCGTATTATCCGGAAAAGCATACGAGACAATCGAAAACTCGGTATTATCTGAAATGATCGTCACAGATACGATTCAGCTAAACCCTGAGAAAGCAGCAACATGCAGCAAAATTAGAGTATTGTCTACTGATAAACTTTTCGCTAACGCTATCAAAAACGTAAATGAACATGGTTCAATTTCGGATTTGTTTAATGTTGATTAG
- a CDS encoding 50S ribosomal protein L25/general stress protein Ctc — MKSIAISGSARQNVGKRDSRELRYEGQVPAVLYGGKEQTHLSVSAADLKSVLYTPEVIFVELDINGKKTKAIVQDAQFHPLTDLVTHVDFLELFDDKEVSINIPVKLTGTSPGVKMGGKLVQKLRSLRIKALPNNLPQEVEVPMEGLEVGKSFRVGQVKLENAVVLNNADDTIVSVIMSRALRQAEQEAAKAAKGGKK; from the coding sequence ATGAAATCAATTGCTATTAGCGGTTCTGCAAGACAGAACGTAGGGAAAAGAGATTCGAGAGAATTGCGTTACGAGGGTCAAGTCCCTGCAGTTCTTTACGGTGGTAAAGAACAAACACATCTTTCGGTATCCGCAGCTGATTTGAAATCTGTTCTATACACTCCAGAGGTGATCTTCGTAGAATTGGATATCAACGGCAAGAAAACAAAAGCTATCGTTCAAGATGCGCAGTTTCACCCATTGACAGATTTAGTTACTCACGTTGACTTTTTAGAGTTATTTGATGACAAAGAAGTGTCTATCAATATCCCTGTAAAATTAACTGGTACATCTCCAGGTGTTAAAATGGGGGGTAAATTAGTTCAGAAATTACGTAGCTTACGTATTAAAGCATTACCTAACAACTTACCTCAAGAAGTAGAAGTTCCTATGGAAGGCTTAGAAGTTGGTAAATCATTCCGCGTAGGTCAAGTGAAACTTGAAAACGCTGTTGTATTAAACAACGCTGACGATACGATCGTTTCTGTAATCATGTCTCGTGCTTTACGTCAAGCAGAACAAGAGGCAGCGAAAGCAGCTAAAGGCGGTAAAAAATAA
- a CDS encoding IS3 family transposase, whose translation MSKQAVHQRAVRHSRYQVQFAELIEKADKVRKEHPGCGVEKLYYMLRPDFVGRDRFIETMMSLGYRLKVKKNYRRTTRGLSTAYPNLINGLVVGTPNQVWQSDITYFYVGDRFYYGVFIIDVYTKKIVGYQVSNHMQSTANLKALRMALKNNGAPQYHHSDRGAQYHATAYLQLLKENNCRVSMGKSAQDNAYAERINGTIKNEYLDYWKPKTFESLKKMVNRAVKQYNKRRLHNSLHRMSPESFEEKWFREILSPKPLITIFDQVDKL comes from the coding sequence ATGAGCAAACAGGCGGTGCATCAGCGCGCTGTTCGCCATTCCCGTTATCAGGTTCAATTCGCTGAGCTGATCGAAAAAGCGGATAAAGTGCGTAAGGAACATCCCGGTTGTGGGGTGGAAAAACTGTATTATATGCTCCGTCCGGATTTTGTGGGGAGAGATCGTTTCATAGAGACCATGATGTCTTTAGGATATCGATTGAAGGTCAAGAAGAACTATCGCAGGACGACTCGCGGGCTTTCCACAGCCTACCCTAATCTGATCAATGGCTTGGTTGTAGGGACTCCCAATCAGGTTTGGCAATCGGACATCACCTACTTCTACGTGGGCGATAGGTTCTACTATGGAGTGTTCATTATCGACGTTTACACCAAAAAGATCGTTGGATATCAAGTATCCAATCATATGCAGTCAACAGCTAATCTTAAGGCACTACGAATGGCCCTTAAGAATAACGGGGCACCCCAATATCATCATTCAGACCGAGGTGCCCAATATCATGCGACAGCTTATCTGCAGCTGTTGAAAGAGAATAATTGCAGGGTGAGCATGGGCAAGAGTGCCCAGGACAATGCATACGCTGAGCGGATCAATGGAACCATCAAGAATGAGTATCTGGATTATTGGAAGCCCAAGACGTTCGAAAGCTTAAAAAAAATGGTCAATAGAGCTGTCAAACAGTACAATAAACGAAGACTGCACAACTCATTACATAGGATGTCGCCAGAGAGTTTCGAAGAAAAGTGGTTTAGGGAGATATTGTCTCCTAAACCACTAATAACTATATTTGATCAAGTTGATAAATTGTAA